The nucleotide window CAAACCGAAAGGTGTCGTTATGGCGGTTTTTTCCACATCGCTAGGATTCACAGATATAAAATGATATGCTCTACAGACGTCAATACGCGAAAATATAGTTTTGCCCGCcaacaaataagtaaaatcaTATAGCCTTGGTATAGGGTAACGGTCTGCCTTAGTTATCGCATTAAGTGCCCTATAATCACCGCACGGCCGTAACTGACCGTTCTTTTTAACTACTATATGCAGAGGACTTGCCCACGCACTTTTCGACGGTCTACAAATCCCCAGTTCTTGCATGATTTTAAATTCTTCCCTTACCTTTATGTAGCGATGCGGCGGCAGCGGTCTGGCTCGAGCATGCACCGGTGGGCCGCTGGTCTCTATATAGTGGTACACATCATGTTTAGGCGGTTCTTTAAAAGAAATAGGCTTAGTTATATCTGGGAACTCAGCTAGTATGTTGTGGTAAGGACTACTAatatcaattgtttttattgacgTTTCGTTGCAACTTACAATTGACGCTATAAccttaaaatttgtaatttcaTCAATAATCCTATGCGCACTTAAATCTACAAGTAACCTAAAATGTGTCAAAAAATCTGCGCCTAATATAGGTTGGCGCACGTCGGCTACTACAAAAGTCCAACGTAATGCTCGACGTAACCCTAAGTCTAATGTTAAAGTTTTAGTACCGTAAGTGTTAATCTTCGTTCCATTTGCTGCATACAACGTGTAGCCTTGACATTCACTGTTACCAATGTTTTTACACTGTCTCTGCACTGGGAGAACGGAAACGTTGGCACCAGTATCCACCAGGAAGCGTAGTCCACTGTTGCGATCTGTAACACAGAGGCGGTGACACGGAGCTATGGTACAGACCTCCGCCGTTGTCGGTACCACGTCTAGTTTCCCTGCAACTTCTTCCAGGCACACGGGTCAACGCACTTCTTTGCACGTGCTCGACAACGATTGTGGTAGAAACAGAGCCAATCGGGGCTTTCGGGTGTCCTGCGGCCAACTGACGGTCCACGGCTTCTATTCTTCGATGACGAGCGTGAACGGTTGTGAGACTGCCATCGTGACTGTCTTGTGCCTAACTTCTCCAACTCTTCTATCTTCAGACTCAGCTTGGCGATCTCGGCTAGCAACATTTCGGTGTCCTTCGAAGTGTTGGGCTGTTGTGGTTGACATACCTCGCTCACATGCGCAGCTCGCGTTGTCGTCTCGAAAACGTTATCGGCGATTGCAGCGAGTTTGTCCAGCTCCTTGGTGTCCACCATGGCAAGTACTGCTCGCACTGCAGACGGCAAATGGCCTTGCCACAGCATCCTCAGTGTCTCGTCGGGTATCTTGTCCTTCGCCAACTCCCTCATGTGCCGCAATAGCTGCGATGGCTTCTGCTCGCCCAAATCCATTTCACTGATCAGCTTTTGCAATTGACGATTCTTCGATTCTTCGTAAATAGCGAGAAGGCGCGTCTTCAATGCCGAAAATTTGTTCTGCGCTGGCGGATCCATCAACAGATCTGTAACTTGCTGAATGGCCTCTTTCGAAAGTTTGGAAACGACTATGTCAAACTTCGCGGTGTCAGCAAGCTTTTGAGGTGCCAGCATAGCTTCGACTCTGTAAAACCATACGCGTGGGGTGTCGATCCAAAATTCTGGTATTTTCGAAGTCAATGTGATCGCTGCTAATTCGGCAGACGATTGACCTGAGGTAGCTTCAGGCTGGTCGCTACCGGGCGCAGACATTTCTTCAGGTTTAAGTTCTGTGGTCATTTTGCTACAGGGTGGTCACTAATAATGTTCAAACAAGTTTGTATCACAACACGAGTACGTCCGAaaaatcacgtcggggtcaccacttgTAGACACTAGGGTTATATCGGGTGAGAGCAATCAAACACTGGTTACGGTATACACGTCTATTCGTTTGGCCACACAGTAAAGCTCTAAaactaaaagttattattagataCAATTGTACTGTGACACACTTAGCATACGCTGTAATGATACACAATTAGCATACGTGCCGTTAcaacctctttactaaaaataattgctttcctctggcacgaatacaggctctgcaacggcgtacaaaagattttttcaccagtcaagccaaattccttgcatttatttcttctgacgctgtgtcaattttctggcgaagttctgatagattttgtattgatttcgaataatatatactttttcttttatgcattcccagtaaaaaatatctactgaatttagatcgggagaacgaggaggccataaaattgtaccactgcgtccgatccatttgcgaggatactcttcgttcaaataaaaataacatttttaatggcaagaaaagtggcaagtgttacaatattttgaaattttgattaaatgcgccaacttttgaaataacttgccaagggtagtgtagtacattttttttcagtatgaagcgtcaaagttgactaacgatatttttgagaaagatgactcactaaaacttaactttttttattaaattaacaattttttgtgcattaatttgttatacgattaatagcatatttaattaagatcacgaaagtCAAAAatacacagcgaaattgtgacattggtgatcacaggacttgaaaatgcgaccaagggtgtggaatttcaacttttttgaaaagtgtctattattgctgaactaagtgatatggaattttttttttatttttcctataaccggtatgacttggcctttcatcctgtctcggaatatcgttgagttttgggacaccctgtatatgtttTAGTGCTTCCCAACGCACACAACCAGGGAAAGACTTTATTGTGAAAATTCATACTTGTTCCACCAGCATGCAGGGCCAAAGACCAAGTTGTGACTGTTTGACCATCAACAAAGTACCTCATATTAAGTATCTGGGTGTAATCGTGGATCAAAGACTATCCTGGTACCCACACATTGAGCAAGTTGCAAACAGAATTAGAAAGTTAACTTGGATCTTCAGGACTCTTAGACATGTGGCTCCCAAGGCTTCTAGAGATAGCTCAGGTTTTCAAAAAGATTTCCTGAAGATGATTTATGTCGCATTACTCCAATCAGTGCTTTCTTATTGCATACCCGTCTGGGGTGGTGCAGCAAAAACACATTTGTTGGTGGTAGAACGAGCACAACGCGCCCTTATCAATACTAATCCTGTGcatatactttaaaaagaagAGATTACCTACCGAGGATTTATACCAGCTTAGCAACCTTCTCTCGGTCAGAAAACTCTATTtgacacaaattatattaaaaacgcATAGTTCCCTTACCTTTGATCCTAGCATACTATCAAAAAGACGTAAAGATATGATCCTTAACATCCCTGGAACGAGGACCTCCCTCGCTAGCATGCAATTTCTCAGACGATCGGCCGCACTGTACAAtatgataaacaaacatacttacatataccCTAAAACCTACCGggaaagtaaaaaaatgataatgGATTGGTTAAAAACACTTACTTACGACAACACTGAAATACTATTGCTTTAttaacacatacacacacatacaattATGTAAACGTACTCACTCACCACACTCACACAATACTATCTCACATATTCTTACACAATACACTTTCACATACTCTCTCACCATACACTCACACTACACCTACCTATTCACATACCttgattaaactttatttttattttagactaaTATTAAGcatacttaaaatatctttgtttacCATAAGACATGTGTTTTGCTACGAAAGAGCGGTTTCTCCTAACACAAGCATTACTTGCTTAAAAGGAGACTCCATTCatgaatattgtaaaaatgttaacttgttttacaaataaatatatatattttttcatttcattttcatttttcatcCACTAACCCCTGATGACGGCCGCACCGCTCTCGCACCGCACCCTCACCGCACCCGCACCGCACCCGCACCGCAACCGCACCGCACCCGCACCGCAACCGCATCCGCACCGCAAGCGCACCCGCACCGCAACCGCACCGCACCCTCACCGCACCCGCACCGCACCCGCACCGCACACGCACCGCAACCGCACCGCGACCGCACCCTCACTGCTATCGCATTGTCACCTCACCGCTCCTGTATCGCACTATGTACCTACCATAAATTGTATTCAGACGCAATATATCAATTAATTGGTGGCAGCACATCGACAGGGGCTGTGATCagagatgataataatatattataaaattcatcTCGTTTGACATCGTTTCCCATCGTCGTATatgtttcatgttttattttgaacgaACACCCGCCCTGTTTGTATGCAACAGTTAGACGTGTACAATTACATAACAATTTACTCTGTTCTGTACTGTTCTCATCTGCTACTAGTCTACTAGTAATTATACATCAAtagcatattattaaaattaagtaaacaaaaccacttgaataaaaataataaattaaatcaaatagataaataaaattaaatcaaagaataataaatttattcaattagCAATACATTCCGTACATTGTGGCATCATGGCAACATAGCAACATAGCAACATGgcaacatttataatatgaatgagTGCAGTGAAGAGGATTATATTTCATTGATTGTACATTCCCcactaatataataactaaaataatccatactaatattataaatgcgaaagtaactctgtctgtctgtctgtctgtctgtctgctactcaatcacgtctaaactactgaaccaatttgcatgaaatttggtatggagatattttgatacccgaaaaaggacataggctactttttaccccgggaaaatgacgcatttcccgggaaaatgcAGAAGATTCAACGAAGTCTCgaataaccaatattataatgacattgaataaacaaaattccgttgccatggcaactgttttaatggcggatatgccttagcgcgacttcgttatactaagagatataaatcattttgagaatatttttcgtgaaaaagaacatattttatatcatcacgctacgaccaataagagcagagtaggtaacagtaaaaagtgttacaaaaagatggaaaattctgacccattctctcttatgtgacgcaagcgaagttgcgcgggtcagctagtgctatATAAGCTGATGCGGTGGACGTTGAACTCGTATTAACTGGATGATACAATGATTATACGAGTTATCATGTAGCGCAATACAGCCGGTACTGTCGACAAGCGAcagtttcatatttaattatttaaaatgttctgccaaaataattcttacggaGCGCCGTAGAGgcaaataatagattttaacaGTTTCTACACAGTAGTTCGAAATCGAAATCGAAATCGAAATCGAAATCGAAATCGAAatcgaagtcgaagtcgaagtcgaagtcgaagtcgaagtcgaagtcgaagtcgaagtcgaagtcgaagtcgaagtcgaagtcgaagtcgaagtcgaagtcgaagtcgaagtcgaagtcgaagtcgaagtcgaagtcgaagtcgaagtcgaagtcgaagtcgaagtcgaagtcgaagtcgaagtcgaagtcgaagtcgaagtcgaagtcgaagtcgaagtcgaagtcgaagtcgaagtcgaagtcgaagtcgaagtcgaagtcgaagtcgaagtcgaagtcgaagtcgaagtcgaagtcgaagtcgaagtcgaagtcgaagtcgaagtcgaagtcgaagtcgaagtcgaagtcgaagtcgaagtcgaaatcgaaatcgaaatcgaaatcgaaatcgaaatcgaaatcgaaatcgaattcgaattcgaaatttgttaatttatttctgaATAAGCACGAAATCAGgttaataattatagaaattgaGTTTTAAAGTCTATGTAAAAACTTGTTGACAAcagattaattataattaaacgtcTGCTGTTATACGGTGTTGTTGGATATTAAGTCGTGTATTATTGTTTAtctcgtataaaaataataaaaa belongs to Anticarsia gemmatalis isolate Benzon Research Colony breed Stoneville strain chromosome Z, ilAntGemm2 primary, whole genome shotgun sequence and includes:
- the LOC142986626 gene encoding uncharacterized protein LOC142986626 is translated as MTTELKPEEMSAPGSDQPEATSGQSSAELAAITLTSKIPEFWIDTPRVWFYRVEAMLAPQKLADTAKFDIVVSKLSKEAIQQVTDLLMDPPAQNKFSALKTRLLAIYEESKNRQLQKLISEMDLGEQKPSQLLRHMRELAKDKIPDETLRMLWQGHLPSAVRAVLAMVDTKELDKLAAIADNVFETTTRAAHVSEVCQPQQPNTSKDTEMLLAEIAKLSLKIEELEKLGTRQSRWQSHNRSRSSSKNRSRGPSVGRRTPESPDWLCFYHNRCRARAKKCVDPCAWKKLQGN